One Candidatus Zixiibacteriota bacterium genomic region harbors:
- the rpmG gene encoding 50S ribosomal protein L33, with product MAKKKKDIRMHIKMKSTESPYVYHTFKNRRNDPDRLQFKKYDPVLRKHVLFKEER from the coding sequence ATGGCCAAGAAGAAAAAAGATATTCGCATGCATATCAAGATGAAGAGCACAGAGAGTCCGTATGTCTACCATACGTTTAAGAACCGCCGCAACGATCCGGATCGACTGCAGTTCAAAAAATACGACCCGGTCCTGCGCAAGCATGTGCTTTTCAAAGAAGAGCGCTGA